In Panulirus ornatus isolate Po-2019 chromosome 9, ASM3632096v1, whole genome shotgun sequence, one genomic interval encodes:
- the LOC139750036 gene encoding uncharacterized protein, producing MREICLVVLVAAVGLVGPAASGLELLTVEESKQEAPKVEEKQQQQQQLFADDLEADESKIEKRKADQGNIPPPPLYQLSGQATLPVQPLPLQVSPSHASQKPVPASLTFKGSYVVPPQDLSLPSNTYASPAALTISPDSIINFGAEDALQSPSGSYSPTSLSQPSQESPRPAVTVTYDGPGLDSLFGILDADYNGRDAPAGGTSSFDNNAIGQGYNVPHSTAHAGGTPSAPSQSYDPLFTAPDRPDDVLCTSTQSYQASATPDTSHGGAPGSGAGYGGGGSVGGGVGLGVFGGGGGGYGTGSSGGGGGGGYSGVPPLVYRRHPVPPMAHRRHLVPPMAHRRHPVPPMAHRRHLVPPMAHRRHLVLPMAHRRHLVLPMAHRRHLVLPMAHRRHPVPPMVYRRLLVPPMVYPLPPLEVVDPPPPVLASSTWMVDSTVEMRVEVEIMEEAVLKAMFWNDPKGRWLSSRLYYGRPVEGGPIDQCGKSRSLGVPGLSPPGNVAKYRKGENYLPRQRIERSIEQRRQRPLLLQKSPPYQAPACRSHYIQRLYHQVSRSSSRWNMMTNIPNLLVDMTQVIAQSIYLILNVLHEDGPHFP from the exons ATGAGGGAAATTTGTCTTGTAGTCCTG GTGGCGGCGGTGGGTTTGGTTGGCCCAGCGGCCAGCGGTCTCGAGCTTCTGACAGTGGAAGAATCGAAGCAGGAGGCCCCGAAGGttgaggagaagcagcagcagcagcagcagctcttcgCCGATGACTTGGAAGCTGACGAGAGCAAGATCGAGAAGAGGAAAG CTGACCAGGGCAACATCCCGCCACCCCCTCTGTACCAGCTGTCTGGGCAGGCAACGCTCCCCGTGCAGCCACTGCCCCTTCAGGTGTCGCCCAGCCATGCCTCCCAGAAGCCAGTGCCTGCTTCCCTCACCTTCAAGGGCAGTTACGTCGTCCCTCCGCAGGATCTCTCCCTGCCCAGCAACACCTACGCCTCGCCGGCGGCTCTCACCATCAGCCCCGACAGCATCATCAACTTCGGGGCGGAGGACGCGTTGCAGTCACCGTCAGGGAGTTACTCACCGACCTCCCTCAGCCAGCCCTCGCAGGAGTCACCCCGTCCAGCAGTCACCGTGACCTACGACGGTCCGGGTTTGGACTCCCTCTTTGGTATACTCGACGCCGACTACAATGGACGTgacgctcctgcaggaggaacgtCTTCCTTTGATAACAACGCCATCGGTCAAGGTTACAATGTCCCGCATAGCACTGCTCACGCTGGAGGTACTCCTTCTGCCCCGAGTCAGTCGTATGATCCTCTCTTCACAGCGCCAGACCGGCCTGATGATGTCCTTTGCACGTCCACGCAGTCGTACCAGGCCTCTGCCACACCCGACACCTCCCATGGTGGAGCCCCAGGCAGTGGAGCAGGATACGGAGGTGGAGGTTCTGTAGGGGGTGGAGTAGGTTTAGGGGtgtttggaggtggaggaggtggatatgGAACTggtagttctggaggtggtggtggtggaggatacaGTGGTG TACCTCCTCTGGTGTACCGGCGGCACCCAGTACCTCCTATGGCGCACCGGCGGCACCTAGTACCTCCTATGGCGCACCGGCGGCACCCAGTACCTCCTATGGCGCACCGGCGGCACCTAGTACCTCCTATGGCGCACCGGCGGCACCTAGTACTTCCTATGGCGCACCGGCGGCACCTAGTACTTCCTATGGCGCACCGGCGGCACCTAGTACTTCCTATGGCGCACCGGCGGCACCCAGTACCTCCTATGGTGTACCGGCGGCTCCTAGTACCTCCTATGGTGTACCCTCTGCCTCCACTGGAGGTAGTGgatcctccacctccagttttggcGTCTTCCACTTGGATGGTGGATTCGACGGTGGagatgagggtggaggtggagattATGGAGGAGGCGGTCTTGAAAGccatg TTTTGGAATGATCCCAAGGGACGCTGGCTTTCTTCAAGGTTGTATTATGGACGTCCAGTGGAGGGAGGGcccatagatcagtgtggtaaaagtaggTCACTAGGTGTTCCCGGACTCTCCCCGCCTGGCAATGTGGCTAAATACCGCAAAGGGGAAAATTATCTTCCTCGTCAGAGGATAGAAAGGAGTATAGAACAGCGTCGTCAAAGGCCTTTACTGCTTCAGAAGAGTCCACCGTACCAAGCTCCTGCTTGTAGAAGTCATTATATCCAACGGTTGTACCATCAAGTATCAAGATCCAGCTCGAGATGGAACATGATGACGAACATACCTAACCTTCTGGTGGACATGACTCAAGTTATTGCTCAGAGTATTTATCTCATTCTCAATGTGTTACACGAGGATGGCCCCCATTTTCCATGA